A section of the Bacillus sp. HSf4 genome encodes:
- a CDS encoding family 1 glycosylhydrolase: MIHQQLQSFPDHFLWGSASAAYQVEGAWNEDGKGPSVWDVFTKIPGKTFKGTNGDIAVDHYHRYKEDVALMAEMGLKAYRFSVSWPRIFPKGRGEVNEAGLRFYDDLINELLAHEIEPVLTLYHWDLPQALAEEYGGFESRRIIEDFNNYCVTLYKRFGDRVKHWVSLNEQNYNFNHGFITAMHPPGVKDRKRFYEANHIAFLANAKAIDSFRQYVPDGKIGPSFAYSPAYPLSSSPDDILAFENAEEFMNHWWLDMYCWGTYPQIPLQYLREKGWAPTICDGDMELLAKGKPDFVGVNYYQTITYEMNPLDGVTEGKMNTTGQKGSNQETGMPGLFKTKRNPHLETSNWDWAIDPIGLRIGLRRIASRYHLPVFITENGLGEFDQIEKDGTIQDDYRINYLRAHLEQCKQALSDGVDLIGYCSWSFTDLLSWLNGYQKRYGFVYVDRDEDNVKDLKRIKKKSFHWYQHVIKTNGEEL, translated from the coding sequence ATGATTCATCAACAGCTGCAGTCATTTCCGGATCATTTCTTATGGGGGTCCGCATCAGCGGCCTATCAAGTAGAAGGAGCCTGGAATGAAGACGGAAAGGGCCCTTCAGTCTGGGATGTATTCACAAAAATCCCCGGGAAAACGTTCAAGGGCACAAACGGGGATATAGCAGTTGACCATTACCACCGTTACAAAGAAGATGTGGCGCTAATGGCTGAGATGGGATTGAAAGCGTACCGTTTTTCGGTAAGCTGGCCGCGAATTTTTCCGAAAGGCAGAGGAGAGGTCAATGAAGCAGGCTTGCGGTTTTATGACGATTTGATCAATGAGCTGCTGGCCCATGAGATCGAACCTGTTTTAACCCTTTATCATTGGGATCTTCCCCAAGCTTTGGCGGAGGAGTACGGCGGCTTTGAGTCCAGAAGGATCATAGAAGATTTCAACAACTATTGCGTCACTCTTTACAAGCGCTTTGGAGACAGGGTGAAACATTGGGTATCCCTTAACGAACAAAACTACAACTTCAACCACGGATTCATCACAGCCATGCATCCTCCGGGAGTGAAGGACAGAAAACGTTTTTATGAAGCCAACCATATCGCATTTCTCGCCAATGCCAAGGCGATCGATTCGTTTCGCCAATACGTGCCGGACGGGAAAATCGGGCCAAGCTTTGCTTATTCCCCCGCTTATCCGCTGTCAAGCAGTCCGGATGATATCCTTGCTTTTGAAAATGCCGAGGAATTTATGAATCATTGGTGGCTTGATATGTACTGCTGGGGAACATATCCTCAAATCCCTCTGCAATATTTGCGGGAAAAAGGATGGGCCCCGACAATCTGCGACGGTGACATGGAGCTTTTGGCAAAAGGAAAGCCCGATTTCGTCGGGGTCAACTATTATCAGACGATCACCTATGAAATGAATCCACTTGATGGTGTAACAGAAGGAAAAATGAACACGACCGGCCAAAAAGGCAGCAATCAGGAAACCGGAATGCCGGGGTTGTTTAAAACAAAGCGGAATCCTCATCTGGAAACATCAAATTGGGACTGGGCCATTGATCCGATCGGGTTGAGAATCGGGCTCCGCAGAATTGCCAGCCGCTATCATCTTCCCGTCTTTATAACGGAAAACGGCTTGGGAGAATTTGATCAAATTGAAAAAGACGGCACCATTCAGGATGATTACAGAATCAATTATTTGCGGGCGCATCTTGAACAATGCAAACAAGCCTTAAGCGACGGGGTTGATCTAATCGGCTACTGCAGCTGGTCCTTTACGGATTTACTGAGTTGGTTAAACGGCTATCAAAAAAGATACGGATTCGTTTATGTCGATCGGGATGAAGACAATGTGAAAGATCTAAAGCGGATCAAAAAGAAAAGCTTTCATTGGTATCAACATGTGATAAAAACGAATGGTGAAGAGCTTTAA
- a CDS encoding methyl-accepting chemotaxis protein, translating to MKLKLGTKINLLVLAIILMFSAALGIFIVKELSKNLEQMATEKAKSDLNLSYRYVNESLEGDWEIKDDKLYKGSTLMNDNEEIVDQIGQDTGDTITIFQNDTRVSTNVMKDGKRAVGTKVSSEVANVVLKEGKNYYGKANVAGKMYQTAYMPIKDRTGKVIGIFYAGANQDLITGTLHSFLKIFAIVLAASIVISISFVILFTKRINRRLNMLTQAFERAGNGDLTTEITDESSDEIGALSRHFNHMNTNLNQLMQNISKSSEQVAAASDQLTTGAEETSLASEKITEAIQQVASSSEQQTSSVAGSKQAVEEVSADIQKISENAAVLSEKSHYAQEKAKQGAEDISETMQQIHTMHQSVHESGEIIALLNTRSNEIGSISEAITEIANQTNLLALNASIEAARAGEHGKGFAVVADEVRKLAEQSQQSASQISHLISGIQSEIMTTTDSMMTVKEEAVNGVKMIERNKNTFEMIVSLMEEFSSRIGDLSSASRHITGSIQNITTAFADISKEVRETSEHSQQVAGLTEEQFAAMEEVSASANELAKLAEDLHKLIGKVKMK from the coding sequence ATGAAACTGAAATTGGGAACGAAGATCAACCTTCTCGTTCTTGCCATCATTTTAATGTTCTCGGCTGCATTGGGGATTTTTATCGTAAAAGAGCTGTCCAAAAACCTCGAGCAGATGGCCACAGAAAAAGCCAAAAGCGATTTAAACCTGAGCTACCGCTATGTAAACGAGTCTCTCGAAGGCGATTGGGAGATCAAAGATGACAAGCTGTACAAAGGCTCGACCCTTATGAATGATAATGAGGAAATCGTCGATCAAATCGGACAAGATACCGGGGACACCATTACCATCTTTCAAAATGACACACGCGTCTCAACGAATGTAATGAAAGATGGCAAACGTGCCGTCGGAACGAAGGTGTCTTCGGAAGTGGCGAATGTCGTGTTGAAAGAAGGAAAAAACTACTACGGAAAAGCAAATGTCGCAGGCAAAATGTATCAAACCGCTTATATGCCGATCAAAGATCGCACGGGCAAAGTGATCGGTATCTTTTATGCCGGGGCCAATCAAGATTTAATTACAGGCACGCTTCATTCGTTTTTGAAAATCTTCGCTATCGTTCTTGCCGCTTCGATCGTCATTTCAATATCGTTTGTCATTTTGTTCACCAAAAGAATCAACAGACGGCTGAACATGCTGACCCAAGCCTTCGAGCGGGCGGGCAACGGTGATTTAACAACCGAAATAACCGACGAATCATCTGATGAAATCGGTGCATTATCGCGTCATTTTAACCACATGAACACCAATCTCAACCAGCTGATGCAAAATATATCGAAATCGTCCGAGCAGGTTGCTGCCGCTTCTGATCAATTGACAACAGGCGCTGAGGAAACAAGCCTCGCATCGGAAAAAATCACTGAAGCGATCCAGCAGGTCGCAAGCTCTTCCGAACAGCAAACCTCAAGTGTTGCCGGCAGCAAACAGGCGGTTGAAGAAGTATCGGCTGATATTCAAAAAATCTCGGAAAACGCCGCTGTTCTCTCGGAAAAAAGCCATTACGCCCAGGAAAAAGCGAAACAGGGGGCAGAGGACATATCGGAGACAATGCAGCAGATCCACACCATGCATCAATCGGTGCATGAAAGTGGTGAAATCATCGCGCTTCTCAATACGAGGTCAAATGAAATCGGCAGCATTTCAGAGGCGATTACGGAAATCGCCAATCAAACCAATCTGCTCGCTTTAAACGCCTCAATCGAAGCGGCGAGAGCGGGAGAGCATGGGAAAGGATTCGCCGTTGTAGCCGATGAAGTCCGGAAACTGGCCGAACAATCCCAGCAATCGGCAAGTCAGATTTCCCACCTTATTTCCGGGATACAGTCGGAAATCATGACAACAACCGATTCAATGATGACTGTTAAAGAAGAAGCGGTCAACGGTGTGAAAATGATCGAGAGAAACAAAAACACGTTTGAAATGATCGTCAGCCTGATGGAAGAATTCAGCAGCAGAATCGGCGACCTGTCATCTGCCAGCCGGCATATCACCGGGAGCATTCAAAACATCACAACAGCTTTTGCCGACATTTCCAAAGAAGTCAGGGAAACATCAGAGCATTCACAGCAAGTCGCAGGCCTGACCGAAGAGCAGTTTGCGGCAATGGAAGAAGTGTCCGCATCCGCAAACGAACTGGCCAAGCTGGCTGAAGACCTCCATAAGCTGATTGGCAAAGTCAAAATGAAATAG
- a CDS encoding hydantoinase/oxoprolinase family protein → MNEDGYRLGIDIGGTFTDLFLLNPKDGGVTAVKTPTVPDDHAQGIVNGLAILKEMDIQPSQIHYFMHGMTIGLNTLLQRKGAKIALFVTEGFRDILSLQRLRLPVPYDFKSRMPEPLIPRKYVFPIKERMLHNGAEKAPLHVKDIDDAVDKVLEEGITGIVVSFLHSYRNPLHEHQAAERIKLRAPELEVVASSELWPQMREYERTVMSVANLYIKPNVQHYFDTLKKRLAASGISAPPFITQSNGGLMDIESAAEAPVKTLFSGPAAGVIGAIRAAEAAGVKNLITLDVGGTSADISIVEEGEATLTQSNQISGFPITVPSVAMYSIGAGGGSLAWVDNGGLLKVGPESAGSDPGPACYGKGEKAALTDAFLVCGYLNPDRFASGRMKLYEEKSEQALQPFAAYLNTDVEQAADQMIQVAVANMYTELSNVMEQHGIDPREFSLVAYGGAGPVTANFLAEEIQAKNALIPPSPGTLSALGALTADFVYDAVSSRRMLLEELDGDELKEEFEKLAEQAEKWLDTQRVKVLTEKCFLYLLDARYKGQAFEIEVPVSRTCIEEKNMREIADSFHQVYQRKYGHSDKKASIELMNIRVRLIGKTPKPPIKESGQTAQPEAAPASRRQVMLKGGAYQAAVYNRSDLSCGQRIEGPAIIEQDDTTTLILPNWSGAIDHAGNLIIERKEGRA, encoded by the coding sequence TTGAATGAAGATGGGTATCGGCTTGGAATAGACATTGGGGGGACATTTACCGATCTTTTTTTGCTAAACCCGAAAGACGGGGGTGTGACAGCCGTCAAAACCCCGACGGTTCCGGATGACCATGCACAAGGGATTGTGAACGGTTTAGCGATTTTGAAGGAAATGGATATTCAGCCGTCGCAGATTCATTATTTTATGCATGGCATGACCATTGGTTTAAATACATTACTGCAGCGAAAGGGAGCGAAAATTGCCCTGTTTGTAACAGAAGGTTTCCGCGATATTTTGTCACTTCAGCGTCTGCGCCTTCCGGTTCCCTATGACTTTAAATCGCGAATGCCGGAGCCGCTGATTCCCCGCAAATATGTGTTTCCGATTAAAGAAAGAATGCTTCACAACGGGGCTGAAAAGGCGCCGCTTCATGTAAAAGACATTGATGATGCGGTCGATAAAGTGTTGGAAGAAGGGATAACCGGTATCGTTGTTTCTTTCCTTCACAGCTATCGCAATCCATTGCATGAACATCAGGCTGCGGAGCGAATCAAACTGAGAGCTCCGGAGTTGGAAGTGGTGGCGTCTTCCGAGCTGTGGCCGCAAATGAGGGAATACGAGCGAACTGTCATGTCAGTCGCCAATTTATACATAAAACCGAATGTGCAGCACTACTTCGATACGCTCAAAAAGAGGCTCGCCGCTTCCGGTATATCGGCGCCGCCGTTTATCACGCAATCAAACGGGGGGCTGATGGATATAGAGTCTGCCGCCGAAGCCCCCGTCAAAACGCTTTTTTCAGGACCTGCGGCAGGAGTCATCGGGGCAATCCGCGCAGCTGAGGCCGCCGGTGTTAAAAATCTCATCACGCTTGATGTCGGCGGAACAAGCGCTGATATTTCCATTGTAGAAGAAGGAGAAGCCACACTGACCCAGTCCAACCAAATTTCCGGATTTCCGATTACCGTTCCGTCTGTTGCGATGTATTCGATTGGGGCGGGCGGAGGCTCTCTTGCATGGGTAGACAACGGCGGACTCTTAAAAGTCGGACCGGAGTCAGCGGGCTCAGACCCCGGCCCCGCCTGTTACGGAAAAGGAGAGAAGGCTGCGCTGACCGATGCGTTTCTTGTTTGCGGCTACTTAAATCCCGACCGGTTTGCCTCCGGCCGCATGAAGCTTTACGAGGAGAAATCCGAGCAGGCGCTTCAGCCGTTTGCCGCCTATTTAAATACCGATGTTGAGCAGGCTGCCGATCAGATGATTCAAGTGGCTGTTGCCAATATGTACACGGAGCTGAGCAATGTAATGGAGCAGCATGGAATTGATCCCCGTGAATTTAGCTTGGTGGCTTATGGTGGAGCCGGCCCTGTCACCGCAAATTTTCTTGCGGAAGAGATTCAAGCGAAAAACGCGCTGATTCCGCCGAGCCCCGGCACTCTGTCCGCCCTGGGTGCTTTGACCGCCGATTTTGTATATGATGCGGTAAGTTCAAGACGGATGCTTCTTGAAGAACTGGACGGAGATGAATTAAAAGAGGAGTTTGAAAAGCTTGCCGAACAAGCAGAAAAATGGCTTGATACACAGCGTGTCAAGGTGCTGACGGAAAAATGTTTTCTTTACTTGCTGGATGCCCGTTATAAAGGGCAGGCTTTTGAAATTGAAGTGCCGGTGTCACGGACATGTATTGAAGAAAAAAACATGAGGGAAATCGCAGACTCATTCCATCAGGTTTATCAGCGCAAATATGGACATAGCGACAAAAAAGCAAGCATTGAACTGATGAATATCCGCGTCAGATTGATAGGAAAAACGCCAAAACCTCCAATAAAAGAAAGCGGCCAAACTGCGCAACCGGAAGCCGCGCCGGCAAGCCGGAGGCAGGTCATGCTGAAGGGCGGCGCATATCAAGCCGCTGTTTATAACCGCAGTGATCTGTCATGCGGGCAGCGCATTGAAGGACCGGCCATTATTGAGCAGGATGATACAACTACGCTGATTTTGCCAAATTGGTCGGGTGCTATAGATCATGCGGGCAACTTGATCATTGAGCGGAAGGAGGGAAGGGCATGA
- a CDS encoding FAD-dependent monooxygenase — MEPVLITGAGPTGLVLALFLARKGVAFRLIDKNSGPGQTSRAMAVHARTLEFYEQLGMAEEAVQRGIKVNAVHIREGHREKGCFRLGDMGEGLSPYPFVLSFAQDEHERLLIEKLKAAGVNVEWNTELVSYSDQGNDVEAKLRKGEREEIIKTPYLCGCDGAHSTVRRGMDLGFPGGTYEHTFFVADAEASGEAASAHDMNLCLAESGFCIVFPVRSTGMNRFIGIVPKSLENKKALTFEDIAPMVEKLFRVKVHGVNWFSTYRVHHRVADKFRKGRVFILGDAGHIHSPVGGQGMNTGIGDAVNLAWKLAEVLNGRADEAILDTYETERIAFARSLVATTDRAFQAVIGQNAGGRLVRTLLIPYVAPFFLRFPSIKKAAFYNVSQIRIHYRDSALSAGKAGKLQGGDRLPWISGGRNFAALKSVSWQLHIYGTASRELKETATQHRLPLYEFEWSRACGKCGLERNALYLVRPDGYIAFVESKQDVKKLRDYLSLFHIRSG, encoded by the coding sequence GTGGAACCAGTTTTGATTACCGGAGCGGGACCAACCGGATTGGTGCTGGCCCTTTTTCTCGCCCGGAAAGGAGTCGCGTTTCGCTTAATTGATAAGAATTCGGGTCCGGGGCAGACTTCGCGGGCAATGGCGGTACATGCACGAACGCTTGAATTTTATGAGCAGCTCGGTATGGCAGAAGAAGCGGTTCAAAGAGGCATTAAGGTCAATGCCGTTCATATACGCGAAGGCCATAGGGAGAAAGGATGTTTCCGCCTTGGGGACATGGGAGAGGGATTAAGTCCGTATCCATTTGTCCTCAGCTTTGCACAGGATGAACATGAGCGGCTGCTGATTGAAAAGCTTAAAGCCGCAGGGGTAAATGTTGAATGGAACACAGAGCTGGTTTCCTATTCGGATCAGGGAAACGATGTCGAGGCGAAGCTTCGGAAAGGAGAGCGGGAGGAAATCATCAAAACTCCCTATCTCTGCGGATGTGACGGAGCCCACAGTACAGTGCGGCGCGGTATGGATTTAGGTTTTCCGGGCGGAACGTATGAGCACACTTTTTTTGTGGCGGATGCTGAAGCATCAGGCGAAGCCGCTTCGGCACATGATATGAATCTGTGTCTTGCGGAAAGCGGTTTTTGCATTGTTTTTCCGGTGAGAAGCACCGGTATGAACCGGTTTATCGGTATCGTGCCCAAATCTCTGGAAAACAAAAAGGCGCTGACATTTGAGGATATCGCCCCGATGGTTGAAAAGCTTTTTCGTGTCAAAGTGCATGGAGTCAACTGGTTTTCTACCTACCGTGTGCATCACCGGGTGGCTGACAAATTCAGAAAAGGGCGCGTCTTTATTCTGGGTGATGCGGGACATATTCACAGCCCTGTCGGCGGTCAGGGGATGAATACCGGTATCGGTGACGCCGTCAATTTGGCGTGGAAGCTGGCGGAAGTGCTTAACGGACGTGCGGATGAAGCGATTTTGGATACTTATGAGACGGAGCGGATCGCTTTTGCCCGGTCTCTTGTGGCGACTACCGACAGGGCATTTCAGGCGGTCATCGGGCAAAATGCCGGGGGAAGGCTTGTTCGGACTTTGCTTATTCCCTATGTCGCCCCATTTTTTCTTCGTTTCCCGTCCATCAAAAAGGCGGCTTTTTACAACGTGTCGCAAATCCGTATTCACTATCGAGACAGCGCCTTAAGCGCGGGAAAAGCAGGAAAACTGCAAGGCGGAGACCGCCTGCCCTGGATCAGCGGCGGGAGAAATTTTGCAGCGTTAAAATCCGTCTCTTGGCAGCTTCACATATATGGAACCGCGAGCCGGGAGCTGAAGGAGACGGCGACACAGCATCGCCTCCCGTTATATGAGTTTGAATGGAGCCGTGCCTGCGGCAAGTGCGGTTTAGAGCGAAATGCTCTCTATCTGGTGCGTCCCGACGGGTATATAGCGTTCGTGGAGAGTAAACAGGATGTCAAGAAGCTGAGGGATTATCTGTCTCTATTTCATATTCGATCAGGATAA
- a CDS encoding LXG domain-containing protein has protein sequence MDVQDLFTNSFWQSGTLCTIKNQEGQNTMKVYEAETLKSAMIQRSNEYKSLREQFVSLKNAFKGVADLDDDFQGEGADAIKAFYRDLSGTVDGWLDLTDMQIQFLEWVSAALETAGLSGDTIVDTQFLGQELMNVYTRSKNMVSAQKEELQSILVNIDDLISLEPFSSDEFDQQLNAAEQKRKDAIKAVEDLDKLLKNEYAASEMVQQMIKADYSALIDATGQGTSSSPIRYNANAYQSSKAYQLKKEVHLRAKSYVTNKKAEAPAKPDSEDEE, from the coding sequence ATGGATGTTCAGGATTTATTCACCAACTCCTTTTGGCAAAGTGGTACACTCTGTACTATTAAGAATCAGGAAGGGCAGAATACAATGAAAGTCTATGAAGCGGAAACCCTAAAATCAGCTATGATACAGCGGTCTAACGAATACAAGAGTTTAAGAGAGCAGTTTGTCAGTTTAAAAAATGCTTTTAAAGGTGTGGCCGATTTGGATGATGACTTTCAGGGAGAAGGAGCTGACGCCATAAAGGCATTCTACCGAGACCTATCAGGTACAGTAGACGGTTGGCTGGATCTGACCGATATGCAAATTCAGTTTCTTGAATGGGTATCAGCTGCACTCGAAACTGCCGGACTTTCCGGTGACACAATCGTCGATACCCAGTTTCTCGGTCAAGAGCTTATGAATGTCTACACCCGCTCCAAAAACATGGTATCGGCACAAAAAGAAGAGCTGCAAAGCATTTTAGTCAATATCGATGATTTAATTTCCTTAGAACCTTTTTCAAGCGATGAGTTTGACCAGCAGCTGAATGCTGCCGAACAGAAGCGAAAAGATGCCATTAAAGCAGTAGAGGATCTTGATAAACTGCTCAAAAACGAGTATGCGGCCTCTGAAATGGTTCAGCAAATGATTAAGGCCGACTACTCAGCCTTAATCGACGCAACCGGCCAAGGAACAAGCTCTTCTCCCATCCGTTACAATGCAAATGCTTATCAAAGCAGTAAAGCCTATCAACTGAAAAAGGAAGTACATCTCCGGGCCAAAAGCTATGTGACAAATAAAAAAGCCGAAGCTCCAGCCAAACCGGATAGTGAAGATGAAGAATGA
- a CDS encoding protein kinase — MLRWLFDRPLKEGTILGGRYQIQRVLGMGSYGITYLAKPLGGSDVYVIKQLRQTKAWTSGGRRSFDREADILRQLNEPASPRLYETMNSGRSRFIVMEYVDGKNFEDLIFGDGCIFDEKETVRILLEVLHITASLHDKGLIHRDLRLPNIFLTKEGIRIIDYGLACRLTESENVLYRHPEKRLMRSVSVKSDFYALGHFALFLLYSGYNPTASEEKSWEEELEISAELRSVLRKMLQIDSPYECARAIIADLASFKMSCRMAAR, encoded by the coding sequence ATGTTGAGATGGCTGTTTGACCGCCCGCTTAAAGAGGGGACAATCCTGGGCGGGCGATATCAAATTCAGCGCGTACTTGGGATGGGAAGCTATGGCATCACTTATCTTGCCAAACCGCTTGGAGGAAGTGATGTGTATGTTATCAAACAGCTTCGGCAGACAAAGGCATGGACATCCGGAGGACGGCGATCATTTGACCGTGAAGCCGATATTTTGCGCCAATTGAATGAGCCGGCATCACCCCGGCTGTACGAAACGATGAATAGCGGGCGAAGCAGATTTATCGTCATGGAGTATGTCGACGGGAAAAATTTTGAAGACCTGATTTTTGGCGACGGATGTATTTTCGATGAAAAGGAGACCGTTCGGATACTGCTGGAGGTGCTTCACATCACCGCTTCGCTTCATGACAAAGGACTGATACACCGCGATTTACGGCTGCCCAATATTTTTCTGACGAAAGAAGGTATCCGCATTATCGATTACGGCTTGGCATGCCGCTTGACCGAGAGCGAAAACGTTCTTTACCGGCACCCGGAAAAAAGGCTGATGCGCTCTGTTTCAGTGAAAAGCGATTTTTATGCGCTGGGGCATTTTGCGCTTTTTCTTCTTTATTCCGGGTATAACCCGACAGCAAGTGAGGAAAAGAGTTGGGAGGAAGAGCTTGAAATATCGGCCGAATTGAGATCTGTTTTGCGAAAGATGCTGCAGATTGATTCTCCTTATGAATGTGCGCGGGCGATCATCGCTGATCTGGCATCTTTCAAAATGTCCTGCCGGATGGCGGCGCGATAA
- a CDS encoding hydantoinase B/oxoprolinase family protein has product MRTDPARLEMMRSYFNAIAAGMGHVIERTSFTTFVKESADFAAALATPDGEFYVYPKTVGVTIFLGLSLKRAIEESGPFEPGDIVITNDPYSTDGLATHLPDIHVFKPIFIDEEIVSYAWSFVHCSDVGGMVPASISPTAVDIHQEGLRIPPVKIYKAGKENLEILKVLRANSRAPELNEGDINAMIAAVNTAEIRLKAMAGKFGTEEIRRGMEDLLEQASIRAERVFARIPEGTYSFSDYLDDDMISDVPIRLAVSAKVSGGNITLDFSDCDPQVQTAFNLVTNGSKHSFLYQGLIHYIISEDPFIPVNGGLTRPIAIIAPKGTLINPEYPASVGIRHSITMRLYNVVLGALAKALAKDIPAAGAGQSAIVVLSVPDESGGGRKTSVVEPMGGGGGGQHNMDGADGIDHASGFLKNTPIESLEQHIDIHVLRYELIKDTAGSGLYRGGHAIGLDFETTASESIVTARGMERLRFQPWGLAGGTAGAPGRVRLHPDGPSEKIIPKIDVLHLTQGDVISIHSPGGGGWGDPFQRDPKLILKEVESGLLSEEAAFRQYGVAFVKNGGRLVVDQEKTSIMRKNRAGELTHWDFGKEREAYERRWTEEASSALARLLRTLPAHQRSSVKHLVHHYFSKEDHEPISKQAVTDVFTKWAGEK; this is encoded by the coding sequence ATGAGGACAGACCCTGCAAGGCTGGAAATGATGAGAAGCTATTTTAATGCGATCGCAGCGGGGATGGGACACGTCATCGAACGGACATCCTTTACGACATTTGTGAAAGAATCGGCGGATTTTGCGGCTGCACTGGCCACCCCTGATGGGGAATTTTACGTTTATCCGAAAACAGTCGGCGTGACCATTTTTCTTGGGCTGTCGTTAAAGCGGGCAATTGAAGAAAGCGGGCCGTTTGAACCCGGAGACATTGTCATCACGAATGATCCTTATTCAACGGACGGCCTGGCGACTCATTTGCCTGATATCCACGTGTTTAAGCCGATTTTCATTGACGAGGAGATTGTCAGCTACGCCTGGTCCTTTGTCCATTGCAGCGATGTAGGGGGAATGGTTCCTGCCAGCATATCGCCGACGGCAGTCGATATCCACCAGGAAGGCTTGAGAATACCGCCGGTCAAGATTTACAAAGCGGGAAAAGAGAACCTCGAGATATTGAAAGTCCTTCGGGCAAACAGCAGGGCGCCTGAATTAAACGAAGGAGACATCAATGCGATGATTGCGGCGGTCAATACGGCGGAAATTCGTTTGAAGGCGATGGCCGGGAAGTTTGGGACGGAAGAAATCCGCCGGGGGATGGAGGATTTGCTTGAACAGGCGTCCATCAGGGCGGAACGGGTCTTTGCCCGCATTCCTGAAGGAACGTACAGTTTTTCTGATTACCTTGATGATGACATGATTTCCGATGTTCCGATTCGTCTTGCGGTTTCGGCAAAGGTTTCCGGGGGAAACATCACATTGGACTTTTCCGACTGCGATCCCCAGGTGCAAACCGCCTTTAATCTTGTGACAAACGGAAGCAAGCACTCATTTTTATATCAAGGTTTAATCCATTATATCATTAGCGAAGATCCGTTTATTCCCGTCAACGGAGGACTGACGAGGCCGATCGCCATCATCGCTCCGAAAGGAACATTGATCAATCCGGAATATCCGGCCTCTGTCGGGATCCGGCATTCGATAACGATGCGACTTTATAATGTCGTCCTCGGCGCATTGGCAAAGGCGCTGGCGAAGGACATTCCCGCCGCAGGCGCGGGACAGTCGGCTATTGTTGTTCTTTCCGTTCCCGATGAATCGGGAGGCGGCAGGAAAACGTCTGTCGTCGAACCGATGGGCGGAGGAGGCGGCGGTCAGCATAACATGGACGGCGCAGACGGGATTGACCATGCCTCGGGCTTTTTAAAAAATACGCCGATCGAAAGTCTGGAACAGCACATTGACATTCATGTCCTCCGTTATGAGTTGATCAAAGATACTGCGGGATCGGGCTTATACCGGGGCGGTCATGCCATCGGGCTCGATTTTGAAACGACTGCATCTGAATCCATTGTCACAGCGAGGGGAATGGAGCGGCTGCGCTTTCAGCCATGGGGTCTTGCCGGCGGAACAGCCGGAGCGCCCGGCCGGGTCCGTCTTCATCCCGATGGACCTTCGGAAAAAATCATTCCGAAGATCGATGTGCTGCATTTGACGCAAGGGGATGTCATCAGCATTCATTCTCCGGGCGGAGGCGGATGGGGAGACCCTTTTCAAAGGGATCCCAAACTGATATTAAAAGAAGTTGAGTCAGGGCTGCTGAGTGAGGAAGCAGCATTCCGGCAATACGGTGTGGCGTTTGTGAAAAATGGTGGCCGCTTGGTTGTCGATCAAGAGAAAACAAGCATCATGAGAAAAAACAGAGCGGGTGAGTTGACACACTGGGATTTCGGCAAGGAAAGGGAAGCGTATGAACGACGCTGGACAGAGGAAGCCAGCAGCGCTCTTGCCCGGCTGCTTCGAACACTTCCGGCGCATCAAAGGTCAAGTGTGAAACATCTTGTGCACCATTACTTTTCAAAAGAAGATCATGAACCGATCAGCAAACAGGCGGTTACAGATGTTTTTACGAAATGGGCAGGCGAAAAATAA